The sequence CCCCGCAGGAGCGCCAGGGCCTTCGCGCCGATGATCAGGTTGAGCGAGCCCCGCGGGCTGCTGCCGTAGGCGACGTAGCGCGACAGCTCCCCGAGCCCGAACTCCTGCGGCCGCCGCGTCGCCGTGACGAGGCTTACGGCGTACTCGTGGAGCCGCGGGTCGACGTACACCGCGTCGGCGACCTTCTGGAGGTCGAAGAGCTCCTGGACGCCGATGACGCGGTTGACGGTCGGGACCTGATCGGTGACGCGGTCGATCACCGTCATCTCCTCGTGGAACGTCGGATAGGAGATGACCACTTTGAACATGAACCGGTCGACCTGCGCCTCGGGCAGCGGATACGTCCCTTCGCTCTCGATCGGGTTCTGCGTCGCGAGCACGAGGAACGGGTCGGGCAGCGAGAACGTCTGCTTGCCGATCGTCACCTGCCGCTCCTGCATCGACTCGAGGAGCGCGGACTGCACCTTGGCCGGCGCGCGGTTGATCTCGTCCGCGAGGACCAGGTTGGCGAACACCGGACCCAGTTCGACCTCAAAGGTGCCGGACTGCTGGTTGTAGATCCGCGTGCCGACCAGGTCCGCCGGGACGAGGTCAGGCGTGAACTGGATGCGCTTGAACTGGCAGTCGAGGACCTGCGCGGTCGTCTTGATCGCGAGTGTCTTCGCGAGCCCCGGCACGCCTTCGATGAGGATGTGCCCGCGCGAAAGCAGCGCGACGAGAATCCGCTCGAGCATCAGATCCTGTCCGACGATCACCTTCTTGATCTCGTACAGGACGTTGCGCATGGTGCTCGCGGCCTGGGTGTAGGTTTCGGTGGGATAGCGGAGGACACGCATCCGCTCCCGCGGCGCCTGGTCGGTCACGTTGATCACCTCAGTGAAGTTGGATGCTCCGGGTATTTAGGGAGTCGGGCGCGCGTCCCCTTCCTCTTCGTTTCTTGCCCCGCCGCCGGTCGTGATGGTCTTTCCATTAACCTCCTCGGACGGCGGCGTGCGTTCTCCCGGCCTTCATTCATGATAGGGCCCGGCCACGAACGGCCTCAACGACGCCGGGACGTCCGCGGCCCGGCCTCCGGCGCGGACCGGGACGGCGAGGATGCCGCGCCCGGCGAGGAGTGCGCGGCCTTCCCGGCCGAGGAGAAACGCGGTAAAGCGCGCCGCCCCGTCCGTGTTGCGCGAGGAGGACGGGATCGCGACCGTATACACGATCGGGGCGCCCCGGTACGTCACGCCCTTCGGGTCAACGTAGCTCACGTCCGCGTAGAACGCCGCGAAGGCCGGGTCCGCGAGGTTGAGGGCCGGGGGAAATGTGAGGTACGGCAGCCGCTGGGCGATCGCCTCGACAAGGTAGAAGAACCCGGCGTCGAGCTGCCCGGACGCGAGCCGGCCGATCAGCGCCTCCTCCGGGAAGATCTGCTGCGGATTCTCCTCGGTGCCGAGCAGCCGCCCCGCCAAGCCGGGGTCCCGGTAATACCGCTCGGCGAGACGGAGGACGAACAGGGTCCGGTAGCCCTTGGGGTCGAGCGCCGGATCGGTACGTCCGAGGCGTAGTCCCGGCGATGCCAGCACCCGAAACCACGCGCGCCGCCGCAGCGTCGGATCGCTCCGCCCGCCCGGCCCGGGATCCGCCGCCCCGCGAAGCGCCGGCGCGAACCGGCTACCGGGCGCGTACGCGACAACCATCGACGTGCTGCCGAAGGTCAAAAACCACGGGACCGATGGCGCCCCGGCCCTGGGGGCCAGGATGCGGTTGACGGCCGGATCGGCGCTTACGAACACGTCGGCCGGCGTGAGGCCGTCCCGGATGAGATGGGCGAGCGCCGTCGACCCCCCGGCCCGGCCGAGGACGGGAATGCCGGAGCGGCGGGTGAACGCCGGGCCGAGATCGCGTTCGAAAACGTTGACGAGCGACCCCGCGTAGAGGACCCGCACCGCCGCGGCCGCCGCGAACACCGCCTGCGGCAGGTGTCCGGCGCCTCCCCCGCGTCCCGCGGCCACAAGCGCCGTCACCAGGGCCGCGACGAGAACAGTGCGCCGGGCGGGAGCACCACGCGGGACCGTCATATGTGTCACCTCGCCGGCGTTGATTGCATCGTCGCCGTCCGCGGTTCTTCCGGCTCGAGCGCGTGGGCCGCGCCATCCGGGATGGATACGTCGACCAGGGTTCCCGGCTCGGGCGGCCGGTCCGCGGTCCAGGCTTCGAGCTGCGTCCCGCCGGCCGCGAGCAAGACGGTCGCGCCGACGCGCCGCGGAAGAACTCGGAGAACGCGCGCCTCCACACCCCCGGAGCCGGCGGGCCCAACCCGCAGTCCTTCCGGGCGCACGCAGACTTGGACGCGCTCCCCTCCGGCCGG comes from bacterium and encodes:
- a CDS encoding AAA family ATPase, which produces MRNVLYEIKKVIVGQDLMLERILVALLSRGHILIEGVPGLAKTLAIKTTAQVLDCQFKRIQFTPDLVPADLVGTRIYNQQSGTFEVELGPVFANLVLADEINRAPAKVQSALLESMQERQVTIGKQTFSLPDPFLVLATQNPIESEGTYPLPEAQVDRFMFKVVISYPTFHEEMTVIDRVTDQVPTVNRVIGVQELFDLQKVADAVYVDPRLHEYAVSLVTATRRPQEFGLGELSRYVAYGSSPRGSLNLIIGAKALALLRGREYAMPEDVRDLAPEVLRHRFLLSYEALAQDMTPDQLLQRMMDAVPVPRVHIGDPYGETKTAAAVTSREAGTLEK
- a CDS encoding extracellular solute-binding protein, with amino-acid sequence MTVPRGAPARRTVLVAALVTALVAAGRGGGAGHLPQAVFAAAAAVRVLYAGSLVNVFERDLGPAFTRRSGIPVLGRAGGSTALAHLIRDGLTPADVFVSADPAVNRILAPRAGAPSVPWFLTFGSTSMVVAYAPGSRFAPALRGAADPGPGGRSDPTLRRRAWFRVLASPGLRLGRTDPALDPKGYRTLFVLRLAERYYRDPGLAGRLLGTEENPQQIFPEEALIGRLASGQLDAGFFYLVEAIAQRLPYLTFPPALNLADPAFAAFYADVSYVDPKGVTYRGAPIVYTVAIPSSSRNTDGAARFTAFLLGREGRALLAGRGILAVPVRAGGRAADVPASLRPFVAGPYHE